ATTGCTTAGGTATAGGCTTAAGAGCGAAAATTACGAATCATTTCTATACTTGCTAAATGGCGCGCGATTTTCGGTCGACGCATACGGTCATATCAATGTATTAGAATCCCTCAGCATGCATAACCCTACCCTGGATTCAATAAACGTATATAATTGGGACAAATATTTTGAGTTTAAAGCATATGAAAAAGAGAATTTTAATCATCAATACGGGCGGGACTATTAGTAGCATTAAGACAGAAAATGGTTATGAGCCCGCTGCAGGCTATGTAGAAGCTGCTTTGCAACAAATTCCTTTGCTCAAACATGAAGACATGCCCGACTATTCGATAAAAGAATATGATCCACTGCTTGATTCTTCAAATATGACGGTGTACGACTGGAATCGAATAGCACGTGATATAGCGGACAATTATGCAAATTTTGATGGCTTTGTTGTATTTCATGGCACAGATACCATGGCCTATACTGCATCGGCTTTATCTTTTATGTTGGAGAACTTGGGTAAACCCGTACTGATTACCGGTTCGCAGATTCCCTTATCTGAAGTGCGTAATGATGCAATCGATAATGTGATCACGTCCTTATGGCTTTGTGCGAATCAGCCTATCCATGAAGTATGTATTTATTTCAACCAACATCTATTACGCGGTAATCGCTCACAAAAAATTAGTTCACAAGGGTTTAAAGCGTTTGATTCTCCGAATTATCCCCATCTAGCATCTATTGGGATTGAGATAAAAGTTCAGAAAAGCTTGTTGCTGAAACGACCGCAAAAAACGTTTCATTTACAAACCAT
This sequence is a window from Legionella cherrii. Protein-coding genes within it:
- the ansA gene encoding asparaginase, whose protein sequence is MKKRILIINTGGTISSIKTENGYEPAAGYVEAALQQIPLLKHEDMPDYSIKEYDPLLDSSNMTVYDWNRIARDIADNYANFDGFVVFHGTDTMAYTASALSFMLENLGKPVLITGSQIPLSEVRNDAIDNVITSLWLCANQPIHEVCIYFNQHLLRGNRSQKISSQGFKAFDSPNYPHLASIGIEIKVQKSLLLKRPQKTFHLQTIEPQFIANFRLFPGFATEVLTYILNQPLCGLILETYGAGNAQNNDPRFLKLLKDTCARGVIIVNCTQCQQGGVEMSQYATGHSLKKAGVISGHDMTPEAAHCKLLYLLSKRLEILEIKKLMETDLCGELTS